In bacterium 336/3, the following proteins share a genomic window:
- a CDS encoding translation initiation factor IF-3, producing the protein MNPRTPFRKGKEEELFRINEKIRVSQVRLVGENVEVGVYDIKDALSIAQEQGLDLVEINAKSDPPICRIVDYSKFKYEHKKKQKEMKAKAQKTIVKEIRFGPNTDDHDFNFKLKHAESFLKEGSKVRAYVQFVGRTIVFKERGEQILKKFIEQLADFGKPEHALQMEGKKMIVIIAPVVKGKK; encoded by the coding sequence ATTAATCCAAGAACACCCTTTCGGAAGGGCAAAGAAGAGGAGCTATTCCGAATAAACGAAAAAATCAGAGTTTCGCAAGTTCGTTTGGTAGGCGAAAACGTAGAAGTAGGTGTCTATGACATCAAAGATGCACTAAGTATTGCACAAGAGCAAGGCTTGGATTTGGTGGAAATCAATGCAAAATCTGACCCACCTATTTGTAGAATTGTGGATTATTCCAAATTTAAGTATGAGCATAAGAAGAAGCAGAAAGAAATGAAGGCAAAGGCTCAGAAGACAATTGTGAAAGAAATTAGATTTGGACCTAACACTGATGACCACGATTTCAACTTCAAGCTCAAACATGCTGAAAGTTTTCTTAAAGAAGGTTCAAAAGTAAGAGCTTATGTACAATTTGTTGGTAGAACGATTGTTTTTAAAGAACGTGGAGAGCAGATTTTGAAGAAATTCATTGAGCAACTCGCAGATTTTGGCAAACCCGAACACGCCCTGCAAATGGAAGGCAAAAAGATGATTGTAATTATCGCCCCTGTTGTAAAAGGCAAAAAATAG
- a CDS encoding delta-aminolevulinic acid dehydratase, protein MFLSRRPRRNRKNEVIRNLTQETWLSKNDFIFPVFLCEGTNKKVEIPSMPNIYRFSLDTLLDEINECRNLGIKAFAPFPQIEESLKDSVGTESYNENGLYLKAIREIKKNFPDVMLFTDIALDPYSSDGHDGIVRNGEILNDETLEALGKMALAQAQAGTDCIAPSDMMDGRVGYLRNTLDANGYTNVSILAYTAKYASAFYGPFRDALESAPKFGDKKTYQMNPANYKEALLEASLDYEEGADMLMVKPALPYLDVIRLLKDNFDIPIAAYNVSGEYAMLKAAIANGWLGEKAILEALLSIKRAGADIILSYFAKEIAKIL, encoded by the coding sequence ATGTTTTTATCTCGTCGCCCTCGTAGAAACCGTAAAAATGAGGTAATTCGTAACCTTACACAAGAAACTTGGCTATCTAAAAATGATTTTATATTTCCTGTGTTTTTGTGTGAGGGTACAAATAAAAAAGTTGAAATCCCATCAATGCCCAATATCTACCGATTTTCGTTGGATACACTTTTGGATGAAATTAATGAATGTAGAAATTTGGGTATCAAGGCTTTTGCTCCCTTCCCTCAGATAGAAGAAAGCCTGAAAGATAGTGTTGGTACAGAGAGTTACAATGAAAATGGCTTGTATTTAAAAGCTATCAGAGAAATCAAAAAGAATTTTCCTGATGTTATGCTTTTTACAGACATTGCCCTTGACCCTTACAGTTCTGACGGACATGATGGCATAGTACGCAATGGCGAAATTTTAAATGATGAAACGCTTGAGGCTTTAGGAAAAATGGCTTTGGCTCAAGCTCAGGCAGGTACAGATTGCATTGCCCCCTCAGATATGATGGATGGGCGTGTAGGTTATCTTAGGAATACTTTAGATGCCAATGGATATACCAATGTTTCTATTTTAGCCTATACAGCCAAATATGCAAGTGCTTTTTATGGCCCTTTCAGAGATGCGTTAGAGTCTGCTCCTAAATTTGGAGATAAGAAAACCTATCAAATGAACCCTGCAAATTATAAGGAAGCTCTTTTAGAGGCATCTTTAGACTACGAAGAGGGTGCTGATATGCTTATGGTAAAGCCTGCTCTTCCTTATTTGGATGTAATTCGTTTACTTAAAGATAATTTTGATATTCCAATCGCTGCATACAACGTAAGTGGCGAATATGCCATGCTCAAAGCTGCTATTGCCAACGGCTGGCTTGGTGAAAAAGCTATTTTAGAAGCTCTTTTGAGTATTAAGAGAGCCGGTGCAGATATTATTCTTTCTTATTTTGCCAAAGAAATCGCCAAAATATTATGA
- a CDS encoding 1,4-dihydroxy-2-naphthoate octaprenyltransferase, translating into MKAWLKAFRLRTLPLALTSIGMGAILATMYQKFNIFVFLLSILTTIFLQILSNIANDYGDSVSGVDSMEREGPTRTVQTGEISKSTMKKAIFIFIALSFISGISLLYMAFFYTQTENSWQYFLSFLGIGLLAIVAAIAYTVGKRPYGYMGLGDLSVLLFFGWVGVIGSFFLHTHTFEWDLLLPATSCGLFSVAVLNVNNIRDIESDKKAGKNSIPVRLGREKAVLYHYFILGTSILFTLLYAMKHFQEWYQYAFLLTIPLLIRNAWAVKKLKGLALDPFLKQMALTALLYVITFGLGIWLRS; encoded by the coding sequence ATGAAAGCTTGGCTCAAAGCCTTTCGCCTCAGAACGCTTCCCTTAGCTCTTACCAGTATTGGTATGGGTGCTATTTTAGCGACTATGTACCAAAAATTTAATATTTTTGTATTTCTCTTGAGCATTCTTACGACGATTTTCCTGCAAATTCTTTCTAACATCGCAAACGACTATGGCGACTCTGTCAGTGGTGTGGATAGCATGGAAAGAGAAGGGCCTACCCGAACAGTACAGACTGGAGAAATCTCAAAATCTACGATGAAAAAAGCAATATTTATATTTATTGCTTTGAGTTTCATCTCAGGGATAAGCCTTTTGTATATGGCATTTTTTTACACTCAAACAGAAAATTCTTGGCAATATTTCCTTAGCTTTTTAGGAATAGGCTTGTTGGCTATTGTGGCAGCCATTGCCTATACTGTGGGCAAACGCCCTTATGGTTATATGGGCTTAGGTGATTTATCTGTTTTGTTGTTTTTTGGTTGGGTAGGTGTGATAGGCTCCTTTTTCTTGCATACACATACTTTTGAGTGGGATCTGCTTCTGCCTGCAACTTCGTGTGGACTGTTCTCGGTGGCTGTACTCAATGTAAATAATATCAGAGATATTGAATCAGACAAAAAAGCTGGAAAAAACTCTATTCCTGTTCGTTTAGGAAGAGAAAAAGCTGTTTTATATCATTATTTTATCTTAGGAACTTCCATTTTATTTACACTATTGTATGCTATGAAGCATTTTCAAGAGTGGTATCAATATGCCTTTTTACTAACAATACCTTTGCTAATTCGTAATGCATGGGCTGTAAAAAAACTAAAAGGATTAGCTTTAGATCCTTTTTTAAAACAAATGGCTTTAACAGCTCTTTTATATGTCATTACCTTTGGTTTAGGAATCTGGCTTCGGTCTTGA
- a CDS encoding o-succinylbenzoate synthase, with protein MQITYTPYTFDFKFEAGTSRGVLTQKKNYFIKIVDKQGNTGIGEVNVLKGLSIDDREDFKEKLEIILKQYQENEIDEHLLNKFPSVRFALETAQKDLENGGNKIIYPTKFTEGTHFIPINGLIWMGNKEHMLSQIAEKVKSGFNCLKMKIGAINFEEELEILRFIRKEFSEKDMILRVDANGAFSPETALEKLKKLSDFQLHSIEQPIQPTQYEQMAYLCEHSPVPIALDEELIGIQDYNEKKKLLETLKPPYIILKPALLGGFQKSEEWIELAEKQQINWWVTSALEGNIGLNAIAQWTSHLAYKGHQGLGTGQLYTNNIPSPLVVDKGLLKYDKTFGWGKV; from the coding sequence ATGCAAATCACCTATACACCTTATACATTTGATTTCAAATTTGAGGCAGGTACCTCAAGAGGAGTCCTTACGCAAAAAAAGAATTATTTTATTAAAATAGTTGATAAACAAGGAAATACAGGTATAGGAGAGGTGAATGTACTCAAAGGCTTGAGTATAGATGACAGAGAAGACTTTAAAGAAAAATTGGAAATTATCTTAAAACAATATCAGGAAAACGAAATAGATGAACACTTACTAAACAAATTTCCTTCAGTTCGTTTTGCCCTTGAAACAGCTCAAAAAGACCTTGAAAATGGAGGTAATAAAATTATTTATCCTACAAAATTTACGGAAGGGACACATTTTATTCCTATCAATGGGCTGATATGGATGGGAAATAAAGAGCATATGCTTTCACAAATTGCAGAAAAAGTGAAATCTGGTTTCAATTGTCTCAAAATGAAGATTGGAGCAATCAATTTTGAAGAGGAACTCGAAATTTTACGTTTCATCCGAAAAGAGTTTTCAGAAAAAGATATGATTCTAAGGGTAGATGCCAATGGTGCTTTTAGCCCAGAAACAGCTTTGGAAAAACTCAAAAAACTATCTGATTTTCAGCTACATTCTATTGAGCAACCCATACAACCCACGCAATACGAACAAATGGCATATTTGTGTGAACATTCGCCTGTCCCCATTGCTTTAGATGAAGAATTAATTGGTATTCAAGATTATAATGAAAAAAAGAAACTCTTAGAAACTCTCAAACCTCCTTATATTATTTTGAAACCTGCTTTGCTTGGTGGCTTTCAGAAGAGTGAAGAATGGATTGAATTGGCTGAAAAACAGCAGATAAATTGGTGGGTTACTTCAGCTCTAGAAGGTAATATCGGACTCAATGCTATTGCCCAATGGACAAGCCATTTGGCTTACAAAGGGCATCAGGGGCTTGGAACAGGGCAACTCTACACCAACAACATTCCAAGCCCATTGGTAGTGGATAAAGGCCTTTTAAAATATGATAAAACATTTGGTTGGGGAAAGGTTTAA
- a CDS encoding thioredoxin, whose product MGKKTVEITDANFQDIINSDVPVLVDFWAEWCGPCLMLGPTVEELAEEMEGKAIVGKLNVDLNPNVTAQFGVRSIPTLLVFKGGEMINKQVGVVPKATLAKMLEV is encoded by the coding sequence ATGGGTAAAAAAACTGTAGAAATCACAGATGCAAACTTTCAAGACATTATCAACTCTGATGTGCCTGTACTTGTAGATTTTTGGGCTGAATGGTGTGGTCCTTGTTTGATGCTTGGTCCAACTGTTGAAGAATTGGCTGAAGAAATGGAGGGTAAAGCAATTGTAGGTAAATTGAATGTAGATTTGAACCCCAACGTTACGGCTCAGTTTGGTGTAAGAAGCATCCCAACCTTGCTTGTATTTAAGGGTGGAGAGATGATCAACAAACAAGTAGGAGTTGTTCCTAAAGCAACATTAGCAAAAATGTTAGAAGTATAA
- a CDS encoding phosphonate ABC transporter ATP-binding protein, giving the protein MIEIKNVCKSFEGRTILDNINGAFEKGKCSLIIGGSGTGKSVLLKCIVGLIHPEQGSVLFDGRDFTDGDNETKRDIRQEIGMLFQGSALFDSKTVEENVIFPLHMLTNMSKSEKEDRVAFCLKRVGLDHAAKRMPSEISGGMKKRVGIARAIVLNSKYLFCDEPNSGLDPLTAIKIDELIQEITEEYQTTTVVVTHDMNSVMGIGDYIMFLYKGLKVWEGTKHNILDTEVPSLQEFLFCSQLVRDLKKN; this is encoded by the coding sequence ATGATAGAAATTAAAAATGTATGTAAATCGTTTGAAGGAAGAACGATTTTAGATAATATCAATGGTGCATTTGAAAAAGGGAAATGTAGCCTTATTATTGGTGGTAGTGGAACAGGAAAAAGTGTACTTTTAAAATGTATTGTAGGACTCATTCATCCCGAACAAGGCTCTGTTTTGTTTGATGGTAGAGATTTTACTGATGGCGATAATGAAACCAAACGAGATATTCGTCAGGAAATAGGAATGCTCTTTCAAGGTTCTGCCCTTTTCGACTCCAAAACCGTAGAAGAAAATGTAATTTTTCCTTTACACATGCTTACCAACATGAGTAAAAGCGAAAAAGAAGATAGAGTAGCATTTTGTTTGAAACGTGTTGGGCTTGATCATGCAGCCAAACGCATGCCTTCAGAAATTTCGGGTGGTATGAAAAAACGTGTAGGTATTGCAAGAGCTATTGTTCTCAATTCCAAGTATTTATTCTGTGACGAACCCAACTCTGGTCTAGACCCTCTCACAGCAATCAAAATTGATGAACTTATCCAAGAAATTACAGAAGAATACCAAACCACCACAGTAGTCGTTACCCACGATATGAACTCTGTAATGGGTATTGGCGATTATATCATGTTCTTATACAAAGGTTTAAAAGTTTGGGAAGGTACAAAGCATAACATTTTAGATACAGAAGTTCCTTCGTTACAAGAATTCCTATTCTGCTCTCAATTGGTAAGGGATTTGAAGAAGAATTAA
- a CDS encoding glycosyl transferase encodes MITIQKLSIIIPAYNEGKTIHRILDKIKAVELVNNIQKEVIIVNDCSKDNTEEAISHYQAQNPELNIQYFKHEVNKGKGAALHTGIEKATGEYLIIQDADLEYDPKEYNILLQPVIDGFADVVFGSRFMGGNPHRILFFWHTIGNKFLTFLSNMFTNLNLTDMETCYKLFNSETIKKIKLRENRFGFEPEVTAKIARVPNIRIYEVGISYYGRTYAEGKHINWKDGFRAIYCILKYNLWSKK; translated from the coding sequence ATGATAACCATTCAAAAACTATCTATTATTATTCCTGCATATAATGAGGGAAAAACTATTCACAGAATCTTGGATAAGATAAAAGCTGTAGAATTAGTAAATAATATTCAAAAAGAGGTAATTATAGTAAATGATTGCTCCAAAGATAATACAGAGGAAGCTATTAGTCATTATCAAGCTCAAAATCCTGAATTGAATATTCAATATTTCAAACACGAAGTAAATAAAGGCAAAGGGGCTGCTTTACATACAGGTATTGAAAAAGCCACTGGTGAATATTTGATTATACAAGACGCAGATTTGGAATATGACCCCAAAGAGTATAATATACTTTTACAGCCTGTTATAGATGGTTTTGCTGATGTTGTGTTTGGCAGTAGATTTATGGGAGGCAATCCGCACCGTATTCTTTTCTTTTGGCATACAATTGGAAATAAATTCCTGACTTTTCTTTCAAATATGTTTACCAATCTGAATTTGACAGATATGGAAACTTGTTATAAACTCTTCAACTCAGAAACTATCAAAAAAATAAAATTGAGAGAGAATAGATTTGGGTTTGAACCAGAAGTAACAGCTAAAATTGCAAGGGTTCCTAATATTAGAATTTACGAAGTAGGAATCTCTTATTATGGAAGAACGTATGCAGAGGGCAAGCATATCAATTGGAAAGATGGTTTCAGAGCTATTTATTGCATTTTGAAATACAATTTGTGGTCGAAAAAATAA
- a CDS encoding ATP-dependent DNA helicase, with translation MDYLEGLNEPQRQAVIFTDGPLMIIAGAGSGKTRVLTYRIAHLIYHGVDPYNILALTFTNKAANEMRERIEKVIGEDAKNIWMGTFHSIFAKILRIEGDKIGYTRDFSIYDTEDTKSLIKSIVKELNLDDKLYKASTVYSRISGAKNRLVSHKEYTSNPIYRADDESYQRPEIGRIYQIYQERLFKANAMDFDDLLFNTNVLFRDHLDVLNKYQHKFKYVMVDEFQDTNISQYLITRKLASVYQNIAVVGDDAQSIYAFRGADIQNILNFERDYPTLKTIRLEQNYRSTKTIVQAANSVISKNQAQLKKNVWTSNESGDLIELVKATSDAEEGRMIAQSIFEDKMQFKYKNADFAILYRTNAQSRSFEEALRRMGIRYQVVGGLSFYQRREIKDLIAYLRFTINHNDEEAFKRIINLPKRGIGDTTIAKVVVIADEQKIAIWDVLSNAMKYIGGRAAIALDNFAMLIKTFEIAANQKNAYDAALEIAKNSGLLKELYEDKSIEGLARYENVQELLNAIKEFVDNPENTDKNIGAFLQEVSLLTTLDETAEEGEDVKDTVTLMTIHSAKGLEFKNVFVVGMEEDLFPSQMMIGSRSELEEERRLFYVAITRAEKKLTLSYASSRYRFGRIKDCEPSRFLDEIDPRCIKQKSASLKSSFGVGEELGLKNLIKSNNTTQQTVVKKATYKPSPDFKASDTTYLSAGMKVEHLKFGYGLVLEVQGEDKDRKARINFEEAGEKLLLLSFAKLKVHD, from the coding sequence ATGGATTACTTAGAAGGTTTGAACGAGCCCCAAAGACAGGCAGTTATCTTTACAGATGGACCATTGATGATTATTGCAGGGGCTGGCTCAGGGAAAACACGTGTACTTACTTACAGAATAGCACATCTTATTTATCATGGGGTTGATCCTTACAATATTTTAGCTCTTACTTTTACTAACAAAGCCGCCAATGAAATGCGTGAACGTATTGAAAAGGTGATCGGAGAAGATGCTAAAAACATTTGGATGGGAACTTTCCACTCTATTTTTGCCAAAATACTACGCATTGAAGGTGATAAAATAGGCTATACCAGAGATTTTAGTATTTATGATACGGAAGACACCAAATCGTTGATTAAAAGTATTGTAAAAGAGTTGAATCTTGATGATAAACTCTACAAGGCATCTACAGTATATAGCAGAATTTCAGGGGCTAAGAATAGATTGGTTTCCCATAAAGAATATACAAGCAATCCCATTTACAGAGCTGATGATGAGAGTTATCAGAGACCAGAAATAGGTAGAATCTATCAAATCTATCAAGAAAGGCTTTTTAAAGCCAATGCAATGGATTTTGATGATTTGCTATTCAATACCAATGTACTTTTCAGAGATCACTTGGATGTTCTTAACAAATACCAACACAAATTTAAGTATGTGATGGTAGATGAGTTTCAGGATACCAATATTTCTCAATACCTTATTACAAGAAAATTGGCATCTGTATATCAGAATATTGCTGTGGTGGGAGATGATGCACAAAGTATTTATGCTTTCAGAGGGGCTGATATTCAGAATATCTTAAACTTTGAAAGAGATTATCCCACACTCAAAACCATTCGTTTGGAACAAAATTACCGTTCCACAAAAACGATTGTACAAGCAGCCAATTCTGTTATCTCTAAAAACCAAGCCCAACTGAAAAAGAATGTTTGGACAAGCAACGAATCTGGTGATTTGATAGAGCTTGTAAAAGCTACTTCTGATGCAGAAGAGGGTAGAATGATAGCCCAATCTATCTTTGAAGATAAAATGCAGTTCAAATATAAAAATGCTGATTTTGCTATTTTATACAGAACCAACGCCCAATCTCGTTCTTTTGAAGAGGCTTTGCGTAGAATGGGAATTCGTTATCAGGTAGTTGGAGGACTTTCATTCTATCAACGCCGAGAAATTAAAGATTTGATAGCCTATTTGCGTTTTACTATCAATCATAATGACGAAGAAGCATTTAAACGTATTATTAATTTGCCCAAACGTGGTATAGGTGATACGACTATCGCCAAAGTGGTAGTAATTGCAGATGAGCAAAAAATTGCTATTTGGGATGTTTTGAGCAATGCTATGAAATATATTGGAGGTAGAGCAGCTATTGCTTTAGATAATTTTGCAATGCTTATCAAAACCTTCGAGATTGCAGCAAATCAGAAAAATGCTTATGATGCAGCTCTTGAAATAGCTAAAAACTCTGGTTTACTGAAAGAATTGTATGAAGATAAATCTATTGAAGGGCTTGCTCGTTACGAAAACGTACAAGAATTGCTCAATGCTATCAAAGAATTTGTAGATAATCCCGAAAATACAGATAAAAATATAGGAGCTTTCTTGCAAGAAGTGTCTTTATTGACTACGCTTGACGAAACAGCAGAAGAAGGCGAAGATGTGAAAGATACGGTTACACTCATGACTATTCACTCTGCCAAAGGCTTAGAGTTTAAAAATGTGTTTGTGGTGGGTATGGAAGAAGATTTATTTCCTTCGCAGATGATGATTGGTAGTCGTTCGGAATTGGAAGAAGAACGTAGATTGTTTTATGTAGCGATTACAAGGGCAGAAAAGAAATTAACACTGAGTTATGCATCTTCACGTTATCGTTTTGGACGAATCAAAGATTGTGAACCGAGTAGATTCTTAGATGAAATAGACCCTCGTTGCATTAAACAAAAAAGTGCTAGCCTAAAAAGTAGTTTTGGAGTAGGTGAGGAGTTGGGACTTAAAAACCTGATAAAAAGTAACAACACTACTCAACAGACAGTCGTAAAGAAAGCAACTTATAAACCATCTCCAGACTTCAAAGCAAGTGATACAACATACCTCTCAGCAGGAATGAAGGTAGAACATTTAAAGTTTGGTTATGGATTGGTATTAGAGGTTCAGGGAGAAGATAAAGACCGAAAAGCTCGTATCAATTTTGAGGAAGCAGGCGAAAAACTCTTGTTACTCAGCTTTGCCAAATTAAAAGTACACGACTAA
- a CDS encoding glycine dehydrogenase — translation MKINLTQSEKFENRHHGYFGKDFQEMLATVGVKSLDELIEQTVPASIRLKSPLKVTEPQGEHEFLQNFKKIAQKNKVFKSYIGMGYYDTFTPNVILRNILENPAWYTAYTPYQAEIAQGRLEALINYQTMVIDLTGMEIANASLLDEATAAAEAMNMLYAQKKAEKKDAHTIFVSQELFPQTIDVLKTRAIPVGINIEVGDHNKVDLTRKDLYAVFVQYPAQNGDVYDYTDFIATAKEQNVFVAVASDLLALTILKSPGEMGADVVIGSSQRFGVPMGYGGPHAAFFATKEEYKRHIPGRIIGVSIDAHGNKAYRMALQTREQHIRREKATSNICTAQVLLSVMAGMYGVYHGAEGLQQIAQKVYGLAELLKKGLTSLGYTVQNQNHFDTLKIAVTDKTAIQKIAEAKEVNFRYFENENSISVALDETTTIADIKVVLQILAEAKNTNLSFDVEQESQNISLSLPENLVRKSSYMTHPVFNTYHTEHEMLRYMKQLENKDLSLVHSMISLGSCTMKLNATAEMIPVTWAEMGKIHPFVPQYQALGYKEMIDSLSTWLAEITGFDAVSMQPNSGAQGEYAGLMVIRAYHESRGEGHRNIALIPASAHGTNPASAVMAGMHVVVTKTDENGNIDVADLKAKAEQYKDSLSCLMVTYPSTHGVFEESIQEICALIHSYGGQVYMDGANMNAQVGLTSPGNIGADVCHLNLHKTFCIPHGGGGPGMGPICMKAHLAPFMANHSVVKFLDNNMSAVSAAPFGSSSILAISYTYIAMMGGAGLTRATQMAILNANYIKERLAGHYPVLYSGKNGRAAHEMILDCRPFKAFGVEAEDIAKRLMDYGFHAPTLSFPVAGTLMVEPTESESKAELDRFCDAMIEIRNEIREIEQGKYDQKVNVLKNAPHTAQIALAENWTLPYTREKAVFPLAYVKKTKFWPAVSRIDSAYGDRNLICSCIPVEAYAQEEKTAGATA, via the coding sequence ATGAAAATCAACCTCACACAATCCGAAAAATTTGAAAACCGTCATCACGGATATTTTGGAAAAGATTTCCAAGAAATGTTGGCTACTGTAGGAGTGAAATCGTTAGACGAACTCATTGAACAAACCGTACCGGCTTCTATCCGCCTCAAATCGCCCTTGAAAGTAACAGAGCCACAAGGCGAACACGAGTTTTTACAAAATTTCAAAAAAATAGCTCAAAAAAATAAGGTTTTCAAATCTTATATCGGAATGGGTTATTACGATACTTTTACACCCAATGTTATTCTACGCAATATATTAGAAAATCCAGCTTGGTACACAGCCTACACACCTTATCAGGCAGAAATTGCTCAAGGTCGTTTGGAGGCTCTTATCAATTACCAAACAATGGTGATTGACCTTACAGGTATGGAAATTGCCAATGCGTCTCTTTTGGATGAGGCAACAGCAGCAGCAGAAGCCATGAACATGCTTTATGCTCAGAAAAAAGCTGAAAAGAAAGATGCCCATACTATTTTTGTATCACAAGAATTATTCCCACAAACCATTGATGTACTCAAAACAAGAGCGATTCCTGTGGGTATCAATATTGAGGTGGGTGACCATAACAAAGTAGATTTAACTCGTAAAGATTTGTATGCTGTTTTTGTACAATATCCTGCTCAAAATGGAGATGTGTACGATTACACTGATTTTATAGCAACAGCCAAAGAACAAAACGTATTTGTAGCTGTAGCTTCCGATTTACTGGCTCTTACAATCTTGAAATCACCAGGTGAAATGGGTGCTGATGTGGTGATAGGTAGCTCTCAGCGTTTTGGTGTACCTATGGGTTATGGTGGACCTCATGCTGCATTTTTCGCTACAAAAGAAGAATACAAACGCCATATACCTGGCCGTATTATTGGTGTTTCTATTGATGCTCATGGAAATAAAGCGTACAGAATGGCTCTCCAGACTCGTGAGCAACATATTCGTCGTGAAAAAGCAACTTCCAATATCTGTACAGCCCAAGTATTACTTTCTGTAATGGCTGGTATGTATGGTGTATATCATGGAGCAGAAGGTTTGCAACAAATTGCACAAAAAGTTTATGGATTGGCTGAACTCTTGAAAAAAGGATTAACAAGCCTTGGCTACACAGTTCAAAACCAAAACCATTTTGATACACTTAAAATAGCTGTAACTGATAAAACGGCTATCCAGAAAATAGCTGAAGCCAAAGAAGTAAACTTCCGTTATTTTGAAAATGAAAATTCAATATCTGTTGCTTTAGACGAAACTACGACAATAGCAGATATTAAAGTTGTTTTACAAATTTTAGCAGAAGCAAAAAATACAAATTTAAGTTTTGATGTAGAGCAAGAAAGTCAAAATATTAGCTTGAGCCTGCCCGAAAACTTAGTGAGAAAGTCATCTTACATGACTCATCCTGTTTTCAATACGTATCATACTGAGCATGAAATGCTTAGATACATGAAACAGCTTGAAAACAAAGATTTATCATTGGTACATTCTATGATTTCTTTGGGTAGCTGTACCATGAAACTCAATGCTACTGCCGAAATGATTCCTGTTACTTGGGCTGAAATGGGTAAAATACATCCTTTTGTACCTCAATATCAGGCTTTAGGCTATAAAGAAATGATAGACTCTCTTTCTACTTGGCTTGCTGAAATTACTGGTTTTGATGCTGTTTCGATGCAACCCAATTCAGGAGCTCAAGGAGAGTATGCTGGTCTGATGGTGATTCGTGCTTACCACGAAAGTAGAGGAGAAGGACACAGAAACATAGCTCTGATTCCTGCTTCGGCTCATGGAACGAACCCTGCTTCGGCTGTCATGGCTGGTATGCATGTGGTAGTTACCAAAACAGATGAAAACGGAAATATTGATGTAGCTGATTTAAAAGCAAAAGCAGAGCAATACAAAGATAGTCTTTCTTGTTTGATGGTTACGTATCCCTCAACACATGGTGTGTTTGAAGAATCTATCCAAGAAATATGTGCTTTGATACACAGTTATGGTGGACAAGTATATATGGATGGTGCAAACATGAATGCTCAGGTAGGGCTTACTTCACCTGGTAACATTGGTGCTGATGTTTGTCACTTGAATTTACATAAAACATTCTGTATTCCTCACGGTGGTGGTGGACCTGGTATGGGACCTATCTGTATGAAGGCTCATTTGGCTCCATTTATGGCAAACCATAGTGTTGTGAAATTTTTAGATAATAATATGTCGGCTGTTTCGGCTGCACCTTTTGGTAGCTCAAGCATTTTAGCGATTTCTTATACCTATATTGCTATGATGGGAGGAGCAGGCTTGACAAGAGCTACACAAATGGCTATTTTGAATGCTAACTACATCAAAGAACGTTTGGCAGGTCATTATCCTGTATTGTACTCTGGAAAAAATGGCAGAGCAGCTCACGAAATGATTTTAGATTGCAGACCCTTCAAAGCGTTTGGTGTTGAAGCAGAAGATATTGCAAAACGTTTGATGGATTATGGTTTCCATGCTCCTACACTTTCTTTCCCTGTGGCAGGTACACTCATGGTAGAACCTACAGAAAGTGAAAGCAAAGCAGAATTAGACCGTTTCTGTGATGCCATGATTGAAATTAGAAATGAAATCAGAGAAATTGAGCAGGGTAAATATGACCAAAAAGTAAATGTGCTTAAAAATGCACCTCATACAGCTCAAATAGCTCTTGCAGAAAACTGGACGTTGCCTTACACTCGTGAAAAAGCTGTATTCCCGCTTGCATACGTGAAGAAAACCAAGTTCTGGCCTGCTGTAAGCCGTATTGATAGTGCTTACGGTGATAGAAATCTGATTTGTAGCTGTATTCCTGTAGAGGCATACGCTCAAGAAGAAAAAACAGCAGGTGCAACTGCTTAG